From one Caldithrix abyssi DSM 13497 genomic stretch:
- a CDS encoding ATP-binding protein has product MQETKFLNRDIFPQLKSNLKTPYVLILIGSRRTGKTTLLKMLLREPEVQKNALYFDLENPIQRENFQSPDYDLIARQIIQALPHPNQRGYVFLDEIQYLENAASLLKYMFDHYSNLKFVVSGSSSLRIKSLLSESMVGRKRVFRLFPLNFREFLVFKDKMHLYRQLEGYHFFSPSSEIPKILPSIRSQLLAEIFDFLIFGGYPETTLLQNREERVQSLYEIYTSYIQKDIAYLFSIESVDKFNKLVKILASQTGNLVNVSELSNTLGISRATIERYLFILESTFVLELLKPFYSNVRKELSKMPKLFFEDVGICNAIVGKFTLEPGSAFWGQLAENFVFNQLKKQYVPEIKFWRSKNKQEVDFLIFHEGEMIPLEVKFQQQRKMRLPSGLRSFIRQYQPSRAFVITQDYLETIRFDQTEVIFLPIYLI; this is encoded by the coding sequence ATGCAAGAAACAAAATTCCTTAATAGAGATATATTTCCGCAACTTAAAAGCAATTTGAAGACACCTTATGTTTTAATACTTATCGGTTCCCGACGAACCGGAAAAACCACGCTATTGAAAATGTTGCTCCGCGAACCCGAGGTTCAAAAAAACGCCCTGTATTTCGACCTGGAGAATCCCATTCAAAGGGAAAATTTTCAATCACCAGACTATGATTTGATTGCCCGGCAGATTATTCAGGCTTTGCCTCACCCGAACCAGAGAGGCTATGTCTTCCTCGATGAAATTCAGTACCTTGAAAATGCCGCCTCTTTACTAAAATACATGTTTGATCACTATTCCAATCTAAAATTTGTGGTTTCAGGCTCTTCTTCGTTGCGCATCAAATCCTTATTAAGTGAGTCCATGGTGGGGCGAAAACGCGTCTTTCGACTTTTCCCACTAAATTTCAGAGAATTCCTGGTTTTTAAAGACAAAATGCATTTGTACAGGCAGCTGGAGGGGTACCACTTTTTTTCACCGTCTTCTGAAATACCGAAAATTCTCCCCTCTATCCGGAGCCAGCTACTGGCTGAAATCTTTGACTTTTTAATTTTTGGTGGCTATCCAGAAACCACGCTTCTTCAGAATCGGGAGGAGCGGGTTCAATCGCTATATGAAATCTACACCTCTTACATTCAAAAAGATATTGCTTATTTGTTCTCCATTGAAAGCGTAGATAAGTTTAACAAACTGGTTAAAATCCTGGCCTCTCAAACTGGAAATCTGGTGAACGTTTCCGAGCTCTCTAATACCCTGGGGATTTCTCGCGCAACGATCGAAAGGTATCTATTCATTTTAGAAAGTACCTTTGTTCTGGAACTTCTTAAACCTTTTTATTCCAACGTTCGGAAAGAGTTAAGCAAAATGCCTAAACTATTTTTTGAAGATGTTGGGATTTGTAATGCCATTGTGGGAAAGTTTACTCTGGAACCTGGAAGCGCTTTTTGGGGACAACTGGCCGAAAATTTTGTTTTTAACCAATTGAAAAAACAATATGTGCCGGAAATTAAATTCTGGCGTAGCAAAAATAAACAGGAAGTGGATTTTCTGATTTTCCACGAGGGGGAAATGATTCCGCTGGAAGTTAAATTTCAGCAGCAACGAAAAATGCGTCTTCCTTCCGGATTGCGCAGTTTTATTCGCCAATACCAGCCAAGCCGCGCTTTTGTTATTACCCAGGATTATCTGGAAACCATCCGTTTTGACCAGACGGAGGTCATCTTTCTGCCCATTTATCTGATTTAA
- a CDS encoding cytochrome ubiquinol oxidase subunit I, translating to MSALALARWQFAVTTVYHFFFVPLTLGLSIFVAIMETLYVRTGKEIYRRMTKFWGTLFVINFAMGVVTGIVQEFQFGLNWSEYSRFVGDIFGAPLAIEALLAFFLESTFLGIWIFGWDRISKKLHLLSMWLVAIGSNLSALWILIANSFMQSPMGHKLVTDEAGNVIRAEMTNFAELVFNPNVWYQFPHVVTGGMVTAAFFVIGISVFHIFRKSEDQEAYQLSLKYGTIYGFIAIVLVILLGHSQMQHMLKTQPMKVAAAEALWESENPASLSVLTIGDLSGKKEIFSIRIPYLVTILAYNSLEGEVKGVNELQKMYQEKYGPGDYIPPIVVTYWSFRAMVGAGILMLFLSIYLLFYVLKNRYDFKPWVKHVMLWSISLPFIANSAGWILTEVGRQPWIVFGILKTEDAVTPSMVVSAGEVATSLIVFTLLYGILMVVDVYLLKKYAVAGTIAADKGH from the coding sequence ATGAGCGCTTTAGCTTTAGCGCGATGGCAGTTTGCCGTCACCACAGTTTACCACTTTTTCTTTGTTCCTCTTACGCTTGGGTTGTCCATTTTTGTAGCGATTATGGAAACGCTTTATGTGCGTACCGGCAAAGAAATTTACCGACGGATGACCAAGTTCTGGGGCACTTTGTTTGTTATTAATTTTGCCATGGGCGTGGTAACCGGTATTGTGCAGGAATTCCAGTTTGGTCTTAACTGGTCGGAATATTCCCGGTTTGTGGGGGATATTTTCGGCGCGCCTCTGGCCATTGAAGCCCTGCTTGCATTCTTTCTGGAATCCACTTTTCTGGGCATCTGGATTTTTGGCTGGGATCGGATTTCCAAAAAGCTGCACCTGCTGTCCATGTGGCTGGTAGCCATCGGCTCTAATCTTTCTGCTCTGTGGATTTTAATAGCCAACTCTTTTATGCAAAGCCCCATGGGACACAAGTTGGTTACCGATGAGGCCGGCAACGTTATCCGCGCCGAAATGACCAACTTTGCCGAACTGGTTTTCAATCCCAACGTCTGGTATCAGTTCCCACATGTTGTAACCGGCGGCATGGTCACTGCAGCGTTTTTTGTTATTGGCATCAGCGTCTTCCACATCTTCAGAAAAAGCGAAGACCAGGAAGCGTACCAATTATCGCTCAAATACGGAACCATTTACGGTTTTATCGCCATTGTTCTGGTGATTTTGCTGGGCCATTCACAGATGCAACACATGCTTAAAACTCAGCCGATGAAAGTAGCCGCGGCCGAAGCCCTGTGGGAATCGGAAAATCCGGCCAGCCTGTCGGTTTTGACCATTGGCGATCTTTCCGGAAAAAAAGAGATCTTTTCCATTCGAATCCCTTATCTGGTGACCATCCTGGCCTACAACTCGCTGGAAGGTGAAGTGAAAGGGGTTAATGAATTACAAAAAATGTATCAAGAAAAATACGGGCCCGGCGATTATATTCCGCCCATTGTTGTTACTTACTGGAGCTTCCGGGCAATGGTGGGTGCAGGCATCCTGATGCTGTTTCTCTCCATCTACCTGCTGTTTTACGTATTGAAAAACCGCTACGACTTTAAGCCATGGGTTAAACACGTAATGCTGTGGAGTATTTCACTGCCTTTTATTGCCAACTCTGCCGGCTGGATTTTAACAGAAGTAGGCCGTCAACCCTGGATCGTCTTTGGTATTTTAAAGACGGAAGACGCCGTTACGCCTTCTATGGTTGTAAGCGCCGGCGAAGTTGCTACTTCATTAATTGTGTTCACGCTTTTGTATGGCATTTTAATGGTTGTTGATGTCTATTTGTTAAAAAAATATGCTGTGGCAGGCACCATTGCCGCAGATAAAGGTCATTAA
- a CDS encoding ISL3 family transposase — MKDKELFKQILGLSHPWEVSKVDLDIANEEVEIEIIYKSKKGFCPECEVEYDIYDHREKRRWRHLDTCQMKTYIVCKVPRIKCKEHGVKTIKVPWAEKSSRTTLLFERFAIELLLASKNQSKTAQFLRISFDMLHHIMSKAVERGLSRRTEEDIKYIGIDEKSMKRGHTYVSVLSDSERRRVIDVSEGRTTSSASSLINKGLTEKQKEGLKAVSMDMWKAFIKAVQKELPNASIVHDKFHIMKYLNDGVDKTRREEARKLQKSNDKTLVKSKYLFLKNLENMTDKQLSRFRKIQELNLITSQAWAAKENFKEFFRSETINDAKFFFAEWYQDIKERSLNKMIKVAKMLIAHSDGLLNYIRYQIDNSVAEWLNGKIQEIKTVGRGFRKFENFRIAILFFLGKLDLFPQESQ; from the coding sequence ATGAAAGATAAAGAATTATTTAAACAGATTTTGGGACTTTCGCATCCCTGGGAAGTTTCTAAAGTTGACTTAGATATTGCGAATGAGGAAGTAGAAATAGAGATTATCTATAAGTCAAAAAAAGGTTTTTGTCCCGAATGCGAAGTGGAATATGATATTTATGATCACCGCGAAAAACGTCGTTGGCGGCATTTGGATACATGCCAAATGAAGACCTATATTGTCTGCAAAGTACCCCGCATTAAATGCAAGGAACATGGAGTAAAAACGATCAAAGTACCTTGGGCAGAAAAGTCGAGTCGAACGACTTTATTATTTGAACGTTTTGCTATTGAGTTATTACTGGCCTCCAAGAACCAGAGCAAAACGGCACAATTTTTACGGATCAGCTTTGATATGCTTCATCATATAATGAGCAAAGCAGTGGAACGCGGGCTATCACGCCGAACGGAAGAGGACATTAAATATATCGGGATAGATGAGAAGAGTATGAAAAGAGGTCATACTTATGTAAGCGTATTATCCGATAGTGAAAGAAGACGTGTAATAGATGTAAGTGAAGGTCGCACAACAAGCTCTGCCAGTTCCTTAATAAACAAGGGATTAACAGAGAAACAAAAGGAGGGCCTCAAAGCGGTCAGTATGGATATGTGGAAAGCTTTTATTAAAGCTGTTCAAAAGGAGCTTCCCAATGCTTCCATAGTGCATGACAAATTTCATATAATGAAGTATTTAAATGATGGAGTGGATAAAACCAGACGAGAGGAAGCCCGTAAATTACAAAAATCTAATGATAAAACCTTAGTGAAAAGTAAATATTTATTTTTAAAGAATCTGGAAAATATGACGGACAAGCAATTATCGCGTTTCAGAAAAATTCAAGAACTTAACCTTATCACTTCCCAGGCTTGGGCGGCCAAAGAGAACTTCAAAGAATTCTTTAGGAGTGAAACAATAAATGATGCGAAATTTTTTTTTGCGGAATGGTATCAGGATATTAAGGAACGTTCTTTAAATAAAATGATTAAAGTAGCAAAAATGCTCATTGCTCATTCAGATGGCTTATTAAACTATATAAGATATCAGATAGATAATTCAGTAGCCGAATGGTTGAACGGCAAGATACAGGAGATAAAAACAGTTGGTAGAGGCTTTAGAAAATTTGAAAATTTTAGGATAGCAATACTTTTCTTTCTTGGTAAATTAGACCTTTTTCCACAGGAATCCCAGTAG
- a CDS encoding GSCFA domain-containing protein, giving the protein MKFRTEINIDRADQTIQHIDPIITLGSCFAENISKALKEHYFHVLENPFGVLYNPLSIERALRFIIEDKTFTQNDLIFHQQEWHSFWHHSSFSHHDAQVCLHNINTAIQQAHHFLKKARWLIVTFGTAFVYFLKKQKTAVANCHKLPETEFERRLISLAEITEPWLRLLDLLRQFNPQLKIIFSVSPIRHLRDGLPENQKSKATLILATHQLVDSSADYFYFPAYEIVLDDLRDYRFYEADLTHPNQQAVAYIWGKFKAMFFDRTTQQILKEMADFYKRTTHRFRNSASPSAKNFMTETEALRKMLLQKYPYLKQRDF; this is encoded by the coding sequence ATGAAGTTTCGCACGGAAATCAACATCGACAGAGCGGACCAAACCATTCAACACATCGATCCCATCATAACGCTGGGCTCCTGTTTCGCCGAAAATATTTCAAAGGCGCTTAAAGAACATTATTTCCATGTGCTGGAAAACCCCTTTGGCGTTTTGTACAATCCCCTTTCCATCGAGCGGGCGCTGCGCTTTATCATCGAAGACAAAACCTTTACTCAAAATGATCTTATTTTTCACCAGCAGGAATGGCACAGCTTCTGGCATCACAGCTCGTTTTCACATCACGATGCGCAGGTCTGTTTGCATAACATCAACACGGCCATTCAGCAGGCGCACCACTTCTTAAAAAAGGCGCGCTGGCTGATCGTCACCTTTGGCACGGCCTTTGTCTATTTCCTTAAAAAACAAAAGACAGCGGTGGCCAACTGCCACAAACTTCCAGAGACAGAGTTTGAACGCCGGCTGATTTCCTTGGCCGAAATCACTGAACCGTGGTTGCGGCTGTTGGATTTGCTCCGCCAATTCAATCCTCAATTAAAAATCATCTTCAGCGTAAGCCCCATTCGCCATCTGCGCGACGGTCTGCCAGAAAACCAGAAGAGCAAGGCTACCCTCATTCTGGCCACCCATCAATTGGTCGACTCCAGCGCCGACTATTTTTATTTTCCGGCTTATGAAATTGTACTTGACGACTTGCGCGACTACCGCTTTTACGAAGCCGATTTAACTCATCCCAATCAACAGGCTGTCGCCTACATCTGGGGAAAATTCAAGGCCATGTTTTTCGATAGAACCACCCAGCAGATCTTAAAAGAAATGGCAGATTTTTACAAAAGGACTACGCATCGCTTCCGAAACTCTGCTTCTCCTTCGGCCAAAAATTTTATGACAGAAACGGAAGCGCTTCGAAAAATGCTGTTGCAAAAATATCCCTACCTAAAACAGCGCGATTTTTGA
- a CDS encoding HAD family hydrolase — MKLTFIKQILFDADDTLWENNVYYIKATNDFLDLLVEKGLNREQLQQEFDELELWVVKERGYGSHNFVYILEVLYERYQNLIDYRQFKSIVQRFEDHPNNPKLFEGVIDTLNALKEKYTLYVLTKGDFKEQEQKIINAGIDKIVNGYFIVPEKEDAVYQQILTQRNWKAKETCMVGNSPKSDINPALRVGMYAIYIPYANTWKLDYEEVKPVQGRYFKVQRFSDLKDWLYWDFCEKQK; from the coding sequence TTGAAATTGACTTTTATTAAGCAAATTTTGTTTGACGCAGACGACACCCTGTGGGAAAACAACGTCTATTATATTAAAGCCACCAACGATTTTCTTGATCTGCTGGTGGAAAAAGGTCTAAACCGCGAACAATTACAACAAGAATTTGACGAGCTCGAGTTATGGGTGGTCAAAGAACGCGGTTACGGCAGCCACAACTTTGTTTACATCCTAGAGGTCCTTTACGAACGCTATCAAAATCTGATCGACTATCGTCAGTTTAAATCCATTGTCCAGCGTTTTGAAGACCATCCCAACAATCCCAAACTTTTCGAGGGCGTTATTGATACTCTGAACGCTCTTAAAGAAAAATACACACTTTACGTGCTGACCAAAGGCGATTTTAAAGAGCAGGAGCAAAAGATCATTAACGCCGGTATCGATAAGATCGTCAACGGCTATTTTATCGTCCCTGAAAAAGAAGATGCCGTGTATCAGCAGATTTTGACACAACGTAATTGGAAGGCAAAAGAGACCTGTATGGTTGGCAATAGCCCAAAATCTGACATCAATCCTGCGCTACGCGTCGGTATGTACGCCATCTATATTCCCTATGCCAATACCTGGAAATTGGACTACGAAGAGGTAAAACCAGTACAGGGGCGCTATTTTAAAGTTCAGCGCTTTAGCGATTTAAAAGATTGGCTCTACTGGGATTTTTGTGAAAAACAAAAATAA
- a CDS encoding RsmE family RNA methyltransferase has translation MELFYADPEHIRDDLAVLDDFERKHIVQTLRKKEGEIIHLTDGQGTHYTGAILSLKPHLSVQIMKKERIPAARVPLALACGFIKPNRLDFVLEKGTELGVNHFVLFKSDYANYFSANENRYRKIIRQAVKQSLHFYFPTLTFLKSFNALLAYSEKFSVKLAAIDQSYPALREMIGPIQKAQQLLIVIGPEGGFSADEVSGLLNNGFNGVSLASNRLRTETAALTAVSFVKQYI, from the coding sequence ATGGAACTATTTTATGCTGATCCGGAACACATCAGGGATGATCTGGCGGTTCTTGACGACTTTGAGCGTAAACATATTGTACAAACCTTACGCAAAAAAGAAGGAGAGATCATCCATTTAACCGATGGTCAGGGCACCCATTACACAGGCGCCATTCTTTCTCTCAAGCCCCACCTGAGCGTTCAAATTATGAAAAAAGAGCGCATTCCCGCAGCGCGCGTTCCTCTTGCTCTGGCCTGCGGCTTCATCAAACCCAATCGGCTTGATTTTGTTCTGGAAAAGGGAACCGAGCTGGGCGTCAACCATTTCGTCTTATTCAAAAGCGATTACGCCAATTACTTCAGCGCCAACGAAAATCGCTACAGGAAAATAATCCGTCAGGCTGTTAAGCAAAGCTTGCATTTTTACTTTCCAACGCTTACTTTCTTGAAGTCTTTTAACGCCTTACTGGCGTACAGCGAAAAATTCAGCGTAAAATTGGCGGCCATCGATCAGTCGTACCCGGCTCTTCGGGAGATGATCGGGCCCATCCAAAAGGCACAGCAGTTATTGATCGTCATCGGGCCGGAAGGCGGCTTTAGCGCGGATGAAGTTTCTGGTTTGTTAAACAATGGGTTCAACGGCGTTTCGCTCGCATCAAACCGCTTGCGTACGGAAACCGCTGCCCTAACGGCCGTTTCGTTTGTAAAACAATACATCTAA
- a CDS encoding RrF2 family transcriptional regulator: MNVNTLIKREYDYAVRICAYLAGQKRNKAIPISRIAELLSITKPFANKIIFQLRKAGIIDSVQGRYGGIYLKRNPKELSVLDILNAMEFNSIINECLRTPGICPIIGFCKIHIFFSELQEILIKRLKEKMISDLVIHDYELESIVF; this comes from the coding sequence ATGAATGTGAATACTTTAATAAAAAGAGAGTACGATTACGCGGTTCGTATTTGCGCCTATCTGGCCGGGCAAAAACGCAATAAAGCGATTCCCATTTCCAGGATTGCCGAATTATTGAGCATTACCAAGCCTTTTGCCAATAAAATTATCTTTCAGTTACGCAAGGCGGGTATCATCGATTCGGTTCAAGGGCGATACGGCGGGATTTACTTAAAACGAAATCCCAAAGAACTTTCGGTGCTGGACATTTTGAATGCCATGGAGTTCAATTCCATAATTAATGAGTGTTTACGAACACCGGGGATTTGTCCTATTATCGGTTTTTGTAAGATTCACATCTTCTTTTCCGAATTGCAGGAAATTTTGATAAAACGTTTAAAAGAAAAGATGATTAGTGATTTAGTAATTCACGATTATGAGTTAGAATCCATTGTTTTTTAA
- a CDS encoding histidine triad nucleotide-binding protein produces MSLEDCVFCQVLAKKLPSKMEYEDDEVAVFWDINPQAPTHLLIVPKKHIPNVSSFTEEDSYLLCKMFQVARKIAKKLHLEEKGFRLVVNEGKDSGQSIFHVHVHLLSGRRLMWPPG; encoded by the coding sequence TTGTCATTAGAAGATTGTGTTTTTTGCCAGGTACTTGCCAAAAAACTACCAAGCAAAATGGAATACGAAGACGATGAAGTAGCCGTTTTCTGGGACATCAATCCGCAGGCGCCAACGCATCTGCTTATTGTTCCCAAAAAACACATCCCCAATGTCTCTTCGTTCACAGAAGAAGACAGCTACTTATTGTGCAAAATGTTCCAGGTGGCCCGGAAAATCGCCAAAAAACTGCATCTTGAAGAAAAAGGATTCCGGCTGGTAGTTAACGAAGGTAAGGACAGCGGGCAAAGCATTTTTCATGTCCATGTCCATTTGCTAAGCGGCCGACGCCTGATGTGGCCTCCGGGTTAA
- a CDS encoding ISL3 family transposase: protein MKDKELFKQILGLSHPWEVSKVDLDIANEEVEIEIIYKSKKGFCPECEVEYDIYDHREKRRWRHLDTCQMKTYIVCKVPRIKCKEHGVKTIKVPWAEKSSRTTLLFERFAIELLLASKNQSKTAQFLRISFDMLHHIMSKAVERGLSRRTEEDIKYIGIDEKSMKRGHTYVSVLSDSERRRVIDVSEGRTTSSASSLINKGLTEKQKEGLKAVSMDMWKAFIKAVQKELPNASIVHDKFHIMKYLNDGVDKTRREEARKLQKSNDKTLVKSKYLFLKNPENMTDKQLSRFRKIQELNLITSQAWAAKENFKEFFRSETINDAKFFFAEWYQDIKGRSLNKMIKVAKMLIAHSDGLLNYIRYQIDNSVAEWLNGKIQEIKTVGRGFRKFENFRIAILFFLGKLDLFPQESQ, encoded by the coding sequence ATGAAAGATAAAGAATTATTTAAACAGATTTTGGGACTTTCGCATCCCTGGGAAGTGTCTAAAGTTGACTTAGATATTGCGAATGAGGAAGTAGAAATAGAGATTATCTATAAGTCAAAAAAAGGTTTTTGTCCCGAATGCGAAGTGGAATATGATATTTATGATCATCGCGAAAAACGTCGTTGGCGGCATTTGGATACATGCCAAATGAAGACCTATATTGTCTGCAAAGTTCCCCGCATTAAATGCAAGGAACACGGAGTAAAAACGATCAAAGTTCCTTGGGCAGAAAAGTCGAGTCGAACGACTTTATTATTTGAACGTTTTGCTATTGAGTTATTACTGGCCTCCAAAAACCAGAGCAAAACGGCACAATTTTTACGGATCAGCTTTGATATGCTTCATCATATAATGAGCAAAGCAGTGGAACGCGGGCTATCACGCCGAACGGAAGAGGACATTAAATATATCGGGATAGATGAGAAGAGTATGAAAAGAGGTCATACTTATGTAAGCGTATTATCCGATAGTGAAAGAAGACGTGTAATAGATGTAAGTGAAGGTCGCACAACAAGCTCTGCCAGTTCCTTAATAAACAAGGGATTAACAGAGAAACAAAAGGAGGGCCTCAAAGCGGTCAGTATGGATATGTGGAAAGCTTTTATTAAAGCTGTTCAAAAGGAGCTTCCCAATGCTTCCATAGTGCATGACAAATTTCATATAATGAAGTATTTAAATGATGGAGTGGATAAAACCAGACGAGAGGAAGCCCGTAAATTACAAAAATCTAATGATAAAACCTTAGTGAAAAGTAAATATTTATTTTTAAAGAATCCGGAAAATATGACGGACAAGCAATTATCGCGTTTCAGAAAAATTCAAGAACTTAACCTTATCACTTCCCAGGCTTGGGCGGCCAAAGAGAACTTCAAAGAATTCTTTAGGAGTGAAACAATAAATGATGCGAAATTCTTTTTTGCGGAATGGTATCAGGATATTAAGGGACGTTCTTTAAATAAAATGATTAAAGTAGCAAAAATGCTCATTGCTCATTCAGATGGCTTATTAAACTATATAAGATATCAGATAGATAATTCAGTAGCCGAATGGTTGAACGGCAAGATACAGGAGATAAAAACAGTTGGTAGAGGCTTTAGAAAATTTGAAAATTTTAGGATAGCAATACTTTTCTTTCTTGGTAAATTAGACCTTTTTCCACAGGAATCCCAGTAG
- the glgX gene encoding glycogen debranching protein GlgX → MKKDKTIKSDILSLIGNNFDIQRGKPFPFGATIVRGGINFAVYSPYAQSVWLVLFDLCEQEPVLEFPLDATYNRTGHVWHALVTGLDHGIKYGFRVRGSSDHNPVDERIVLLDPYARATCGGQQWGKPIKIERDGRKHTFRISTIPKNNFDWGLDAPLNIPLPDTIIYELHVRGYTVHPSSKVKHPGTFTALTQKIPYLKELGVTAVELMPVTDFDETANERINPKNGKKLMDFWGYNPLSFFAPKAAYAAKNENEHAILNEFRQMVKKFHQAGIEVILDMVFNHTGESGLDGPVYHFKGFDNRVYYMIDPQTGEYLNFSGCGNTLNCNHPVVRDMILDSLRYWVMEMHVDGFRFDLASILGRGRNGEILSNPPLLERIAEDPILAKSKLIAEAWDAAGLYQVGDFPHFERWMEWNGRYRDDVRRFMRGDRGMVGAFATRLFGSADLYQDDGREPYHSVNFVTCHDGFTLHDLVSYNEKHNLENGEDNRDGADQNFSWNCGVEGPSSDPEVLKLRSRQKRNFITALLLSQGVPMLLAGDEFGRTQKGNNNAYCQDNEISWVNWDLTRQNEDLLRFTRLLIRFRKENAHFRRAQFEIKTINGEPEVSWHGQKLNQPQWEDPETRWLGVLYRGDTAQKQKDVYLLFNASGQPRRFELPKIKSGKSWHLFINTANTPPRDIYEPRRAPVLNDQTRIVLQPFSSVVLIGR, encoded by the coding sequence ATGAAAAAAGACAAAACAATTAAAAGCGACATTCTTTCATTAATTGGCAATAATTTCGATATTCAACGCGGAAAGCCCTTTCCTTTTGGCGCCACCATTGTGCGCGGCGGCATTAACTTTGCCGTTTATTCGCCTTACGCTCAATCGGTATGGTTGGTGTTATTTGATCTGTGCGAGCAGGAGCCGGTACTCGAATTTCCTCTGGATGCCACTTACAACCGCACCGGCCACGTGTGGCATGCTCTGGTAACCGGTCTTGATCACGGCATTAAATATGGCTTTCGCGTGCGGGGCAGCAGCGATCACAATCCCGTTGACGAGCGCATTGTTCTACTGGATCCTTACGCCCGCGCCACCTGCGGCGGTCAACAATGGGGAAAGCCGATTAAAATTGAACGCGACGGCCGAAAGCACACCTTTCGCATTTCCACCATTCCCAAAAACAACTTCGACTGGGGGTTGGACGCGCCGCTCAATATTCCCCTGCCGGACACCATCATTTACGAGCTACACGTTCGCGGTTACACCGTGCATCCTTCTTCCAAAGTGAAACATCCGGGAACGTTTACGGCGCTCACGCAAAAAATCCCCTATCTCAAAGAGCTGGGCGTAACAGCCGTGGAACTGATGCCTGTTACCGATTTCGACGAAACGGCCAACGAGCGGATCAATCCTAAAAACGGCAAAAAGTTGATGGACTTCTGGGGCTACAACCCCCTGTCCTTTTTTGCGCCTAAAGCCGCTTATGCCGCCAAAAATGAAAATGAACACGCCATTCTGAATGAATTCCGTCAAATGGTAAAAAAATTTCATCAGGCCGGCATCGAGGTAATCCTGGATATGGTCTTTAATCACACCGGCGAAAGCGGCCTCGACGGTCCGGTTTACCACTTTAAAGGCTTTGACAACCGTGTGTACTACATGATCGATCCGCAAACGGGCGAGTACCTCAATTTCTCAGGCTGCGGCAACACGCTGAACTGCAACCATCCCGTGGTACGCGACATGATTTTGGACAGCCTGCGTTACTGGGTCATGGAAATGCACGTGGACGGTTTTCGTTTTGACCTGGCTTCTATTCTGGGACGCGGACGCAACGGAGAGATTCTCTCCAATCCGCCGCTCCTTGAGCGCATCGCCGAGGACCCGATTCTGGCCAAAAGCAAGTTGATTGCCGAAGCGTGGGACGCCGCCGGACTGTATCAGGTGGGCGATTTTCCGCATTTCGAGCGCTGGATGGAATGGAACGGTCGTTACCGCGACGATGTGCGGCGCTTTATGCGCGGCGACCGCGGCATGGTGGGCGCCTTTGCCACGCGTCTGTTCGGCAGCGCCGACCTGTACCAGGACGACGGCCGCGAACCGTACCACAGCGTTAATTTTGTTACCTGCCACGACGGTTTTACTCTGCATGACCTGGTTTCGTACAATGAAAAACACAACCTGGAAAACGGCGAGGATAACCGCGACGGCGCCGACCAGAATTTTAGCTGGAACTGCGGCGTGGAAGGGCCTTCTTCCGATCCTGAAGTTCTTAAATTACGCAGCCGACAAAAACGCAATTTTATAACGGCTCTGCTCCTCTCTCAGGGCGTGCCCATGCTGCTGGCGGGCGACGAATTCGGTCGCACGCAAAAAGGCAATAACAATGCTTACTGTCAGGACAACGAAATCAGCTGGGTCAACTGGGATCTGACCCGCCAGAATGAGGATCTGCTGCGCTTTACACGTTTGCTAATCCGCTTTCGAAAAGAAAATGCCCATTTTCGCAGAGCGCAGTTCGAAATAAAAACCATTAACGGCGAGCCTGAAGTGAGCTGGCACGGACAAAAACTCAACCAACCACAATGGGAAGATCCTGAAACGCGCTGGCTGGGCGTGCTTTACCGCGGAGACACGGCACAAAAACAGAAAGACGTCTACCTGCTTTTCAACGCCAGTGGTCAGCCCCGTCGTTTTGAGCTGCCCAAGATAAAATCAGGTAAAAGCTGGCATCTGTTCATCAATACGGCCAACACGCCGCCCCGCGATATCTATGAGCCCCGCCGTGCCCCTGTTTTAAATGACCAGACCAGAATTGTGTTGCAGCCTTTTTCTTCGGTTGTTTTAATCGGGAGGTAG